A genomic segment from Glycine soja cultivar W05 chromosome 20, ASM419377v2, whole genome shotgun sequence encodes:
- the LOC114401813 gene encoding increased DNA methylation 1-like, with protein MCFSTDVETAFSSSETKIEGTKDGDLLVCIQCEHKYHVGCLKYREKSESRRYMKNWLCGKECERIYEGLQSLLGKPLIVGANNLTWTSVKFINSESCDVGSTKNDLLAEKYCKLSVALLVISQFTAHTTRSGEASLACCFWCARNMDQFFWFCKDDKF; from the exons ATGTGTTTTTCCACCGATGTTGAAACTGccttttctagtagtgaaacCAAAATAGAAGGGACTAAGGATGGTGATTTACTTGTTTGCATTCAATGTGAACATAAAT ATCATGTTGGATGCTTGAAATATAGAGAAAAATCTGAGTCACGAAGATATATGAAAAATTGGTTGTGTGGAAAAGAGTGTGAACGG ATATATGAAGGACTCCAAAGTCTATTAGGAAAGCCACTTATAGTGGGTGCGAACAATCTAACATGGACATCGGTGAAGTTTATCAACTCTGAAAGTTGTGATGTTGGTAGTACTAAGAATGACTTATTGGCAGAGAAATACTGCAAACTCAGTGTTGCACTTTTGGTGATTTCACAATTTACA gCTCACACAACTCGGAGTGGAGAGGCTAGTCTTGCTTGCTGTTTCTGGTGTGCTAGAAACATGGACCAATTCTTTTGGTTTTGCAAAGATGACAAATTTTGA